Within Colias croceus chromosome 10, ilColCroc2.1, the genomic segment CGGCTGGTGTCACCTCTGGATACATCTGTAATACACAGGGtacaactaaaaaaaaaattaatgccCCGCATCATGAGAAAAAAGTTTACACCACCAATTCACTGTAAGGGCAGCCCTACACGGACCGCTTTAAGCAGTTAAGGCCGAcggcttgaagccgcgaccgcgcggtgaactatgGATATTCATTCACTGTCGtacactgactgctcgagccgttgcgaccgcttcaagccgtcaactgcgcGGTTTGTAGCGACAGCTCGAGCACTCAACGacggaccgctcgagcagcCCGTGTATGTccctcagccgttaactgctcgagctgcCCGTGTACGGCCGTTCTAAGAGTATAGCTTGACTGCAACCGCTGTACCGCGCCCTAGGTATGTGCGGTGAGGCGGGGACCGGGTAAGAAAGAGCACGAGTTAGAAGTTAGAAAGAAACGGAACGGTCGGTACTCTCCCCCGCCTCGCCGCGCACATACCTAAGGCGCGGTACAGCGGTTGCGGTCAAActatagtaaatatttttttagggcATCCGAAACAATGTCAAGGTGATATAAAAACTGCTGTAAAAAGTTAACATGCGTTTACATTCCttgtaaatgttaattaacAAATTGTGACTAATTTCTCAGCTGCTGTTTTTCTTAAACAATTATGGTAGATCTTTATATCCTTAAATGCTCAATTAGTTACTTTTCTTGTTAACTGTTAAGtgttattaaaaagaaaataaattgctaGAAGATTCTGAAAATTTgattattatcaaaacaaatatattatttagggccgatttttcaatgcccagataaacagtctaataactacccctcgaatagatttattcaattgcttatctaactcataacggctcgcctatttttcaatcgtgatttatttgatgaataactatctgaccaaatatttccatattggcagctctgctcttggagtggcgaaacaaacatattaaattagtcaggttagagcgggatagagtcaacttgcaatatgtcaacaaccgtcattatgactcacgtcaggagtgaattttaagtttatcttgtgttctaggattgttgattattgttttgattcgagtaaagagttttgattaaatttgtgttaaaattaatatattttacgatggaaacgacataaaggcagcgtccggcaaattttcaatggcatgatcatcagtaggtactatcaaaaacatcaatttcaatatgattttaattgataattattttatagaaagaggctttattgtaaaaattctacgctctatgttattacatacgaaaatatcccaaatttgacgcgtcagttgtcaactcaaacgtctaatcgtcgaatagcacgctatctggccgttggagcagcagatagatttattcctcaaataacgtagttattcgatagataagtcctattcgtctattgaaaaattgaatattttgttaactgaagaataaactctatctagctgtttatctgggcattgaaaaatcggcccttaagaTAAGAATATACAAGCCACAGTTATTTTTatgctaatagatttttatacaatacccaatgtagaataaaaagtatcttgatcaaaaaaaaacttttaactttaTCACAAAGAAAGACCAATCAGTAAAACAAATGTGAAATATAACTTGCTAAACCACATGGAATGGCATGGgagatttcttttttttaaaggtaacagataatattataaaacatgctTACCCCACTCCAAGGAGATTCCATATCGCCATTGCTCTCTTGACCACTCAGCTCGCCTCTAGGTGGCATTCGCTCGTCAGTACAGATGTTCAAAGGTGGCTCCTCTTCACTACGGCTTTCAGTCAACAAATCAACTTTACTATCTCGCTCAACCCTATTTACAGTATCTATATGCTCACTCTCACCTACGTCGTAATCCATATTGCTCTCGGCGATTTTATAACTCTCgtgaataaaatttggtaGGACAAATTCATTTTCCTTTTGAGATGGTTCACCCCAAACATGATACATCTCCTCCCTACCCTTGCTCAAATTGGACTCTTTATCTACATCAAAACTCTCCACACGGTCAGGTGTAAAATAATCTGCATAAATGTTGTCtccaaaataattatcattcatcatatttacaaattgtttgttttttgatGCGGTTTCTAAGTCCAAAAGTTCCCTATGGTTGGAGTCATCATCAAAGTCAGCAGCCCCCATATTGCCATATGTAATTACATTGATTGGACGTAAACTTTCTAGAGGAGTAAGGTCACGATTAGATCTATCCATCTCATTAGTAAATTCGTTACTAGAATTTGCTTCCTCTTTAATGTGCACTAAATCAATTGTGGTAGTATAATTATTGGAATGGCTTATAGTAGATGGTGCTATGGGTTCAATGTCCATAGACTGTTCCTCAGTGTCTGCATCAAATTcctttttattatcattaatttcTGTTTTTCCAACAGTTAAAGGAATATCAACTATATCTTtaacattttgaaaattttgagGTTTGTCACCAAAAAAATTCTCAGCCTTGGATGATGACGATGGTTGAGGATCTGTCTCAGATTGAAGGggtttaagattttttatttttaaaacttttttgtgcttttttacaaatatattgttGAGTCTTAATGgaaagttttttgtttttgtggcCTTCTTATTCTCACTATTAGTACTTGAATCATTGTTTTCACTACTCTCTGTTCTCAGCACAGGTGAAGGTTGGGGTTTAGGTGATGGAGTGCCATTTTTTGCAGCAAGCTCTTGCTTTGAAGTTGATCCTGACTTAGGTGATAGCGATTCAATATTAACTGAAGCTTTTCGTTTAGCAGGTACAACATAATCATTTTCTGCTTCATTTTTAGAACAGTTCTCTGGTTTAGGTGATGGTTCACTTTTAGTTATTGGTGAGCAACGATCCATGGAATTCTCTCCATGGTCTAACAATTCACTACAAGGTGAAATAGAAGGCTTTTCGTTACATATAAGATCAGGCACAGGACAACTATCAGAAAATTCAATGTCAAGTTTTACAGTAGTTTGTTTTACTGTAAATTCTTTACATGTTTGCGGATTGCCAACATTCTTTATCACAGAAAAGCTATGAGGAGCTCCATTGTCCCCACTTGAATTTGATGCCTGAGTACAGTCATCTGATATGTTTGAAGGCTTTTCATCTAAATCTGGTAGGATTTTTTCTGGTGAAGACGGACGCTGGATGTAACCAGAATCTCCAGGTCCCGTTAAATCCATGACTGTATTGATCATGTTTTTATGATGCTGTACTGGAACTTCAACTTTAATATTGCTTAGAATTTTGAGCCCTTTACAAGACCCTGCAGTTGAGATTTTTGTTTCAGATGTGTCTGTGTCTATAGCTTTCTGAGAATTACTCTCTGATTGCGAGGACAATGTGTCTGCACTTGTTTTGGGAATATCTACTTCGTTTGTTGACAACATAGGACTTACTTcaattattaaagttttattagcATCATTTACTATATTAGGTATAGATTTATCCATTGTATTTGGTAAATGAGCCAAATTACTACCAAACATGGGTGGATTACAGGGCTTAGGTATTAAAGGAGGTGGAGTGTTATACATACATGATGCGTTTCCAAATTGATCTACAACCATCACATTTTGATACATTGAACTACTCTGCGCCATATTTTCCTGTGTGCTCAACATGTGAGGCATGTTTGAAATGTATGGTTTACCATCCATATTGTGCACCATCTccctataaattatttgagaATTTTGTGTGACAACAGTTGTACCAGAGGAGAGACTGTCGGCAGACATTTGGTTGAATTGAGCAGGCATAGGTCCCCCTGCTTTCGGTTCTAACATGTCAGGAACAGGCATATTTCCAGCCATCATCATATTGGTTTGAacatttttttgcataaaaGATGGAGCAGCAGACATCATTACTGGATATGGTTTAACATTCGGAGTTATGTAACGTAGCCCTcctatatttttcattaacatGTTATTTTGCTTTGGGACCAatttaactatattattagCTCTTTTATTATGAGGTGTTAACATAGTTGGTGGCATTTTCATAGTAGGTCCTATAACAGGGAGGTTATATGGAAAAAGAGGGTTACTATTATCTACTACGCTATAATCTGTGCTACGTGAATATTTTATCTCTGGATCATCTTGACTATCAGGATAGAATGGAAACTGTGTGTTAAAGTCAGCTTGAGGTGGCTCCACATTGGTTGTATATACTGGTGCTGACTTGGTTGATTTCACTGCACATTCAGAAAATTCCCCACAGCTGTTGACagcattattttcaaaattaataccACCAATTCTAATATCAGGAGTGACATTCCGTGAAATATTggaagatgatgatgatttattTCTACTAGGTGTTCTCCTCCAGTAACCACTTTCTGCGCTCCGGCGAGATGACGACCATCTGACACTGTCATCAGTAGCAGGTGTTCTACTTCTAAATGAACGTTCCGAAGTCGAAGGTGTTGGAGTTCTGCTTCCAACATTTTTTGCAGACAAACTGCAAAGTGCTTTAATCACTTGATCTTTAGGATGTGTATCCAAGTGAGACTCCAAAGACATCCCACTGTGCAGAAACAGAGTACAAACGGGACATTGCACTCTTTGATCCATCTTGCCTTTCAATTCAATAACAAATGTTTACAAATGTCACGACGCGCAGGATACCCCTGGCGATTCGTGAAATGTTATTTAGTCCAATGCGCACTCGGACAGAAGCACCACTTCGTGCGGTGCCTGTCACGTATATTTTTACAGTAAACACACAAGACGAACGGCCAACAATACATATCTTCAATTCAACTCTCTTTATTGATCTGTtggataaaaaaatctatataagcattaaaatatataaactcaCATCTGAACGACCCAAAAACTTGTTACGCTCACATTCAAAGGACAAAAGAATACAAAAATGTAAGATAAAGGCCattgaaacataaaaaatcGAAAGCAAGAAATTAATATGACCCTACATTAAACATGAGACCACCACTTACCACGTTATAATTCTTGTCAAGTATATTCCATTACATTTGTATGACAATAATATatcctttatttattaacaactacacgtattctaaaaatatttccaaatAGTCCGACATATTGCGATATTTAAAGACGTCTTGTATCTCGATCAAAAACCTCTATACATACCACAGactgtataaattatagttgTATTTTGAAATGGGTATGCAGGGTATGCAGCATGTTTAATAACCTAGGTCATTgccattttgatattttagtgCTTACTTATTGTGATAACTAAGACTCaagcattttaaaattaaattaattatctttattcaTAAGGTATCTTAAATAAGATTTGAACGAATGAAGGTTCTAACTTAAGATTTGccaatttttcatatttagtataataaaaagcattttgataataatagaaTTCATTAAGAAGccattgaatttattttcggCTTTCGGTAATTGGTAGGTAACGTTACCTTCATTTCAGTcatatttaagtaataattattgtctttttaataattatctaccGACCCACTAGCGACCAGTGATGCTGGTCTATAACCTGTGGTAAATGTCAACAATCAAAATTACTacatgtcaaatgtcaattcACAATAATTGTCATTTGTCAACCCAAAGCTTGTAAGTTGTACTGTGGAGTGTGGCTATTTATTGtaagaataaaattttcatgtaCTAATATTTCAACATTATACCTGtgcattatacatatttttatttcagcaaACCTGAGTTTTCCAGGAAGTCGAGAACCGTTTAAATTGATATCCTATTTGAACCAGAATTATATGAACACTAACAATTGCAATTTACCGATTATAGGTTCTTTGCTCCgattaatttaacaattttacggcaatttttgtgataaaaccACACAGCACCACAAGCATTGTTTAAATAGGCTTAAGGTTGTgtctatcaaataaaaatatggcaGATAATTATGAAGATATGAGTATAAATGgtgagtatattttttattattacaatagtggaattgctttttttaatctcAAATACTCATAATCATATTTCACTTTActttttttacagaaataaaTGATCTACTTCGTAAATGGAGGGATAACAATGAACGAAAGAGTACCGAAATAATGTTACTATGGGAAAAAGTTAATGCGGGCTTAGACAGCAAATCTAATGAGagtaagtttaatatttaatttattttaataccctTAAATTGgcattaaaaaaggataataaataatagtaaatataGTTAGTAAAAACACATAAGACAACAATCTTGTATTGTCACCAATCCATGATAAGCTTAGTTAAAGTGTACAaagtatgaattaaatttgtacATTTAAACTGAGTCAAAATCTCGTCTAAAAgagttatttatatacaaacaaatatttattgtggCACACACACTAAGTGGCAATGTTtgaaactttatatttttttaagtacaaGTAATGTGAATGTTTCAGAGTATTTGATTATGGAGCAGCTAATAATAGCAGCCCTAGACTCTAACTATCACAATATAGCACTTATATGGATTGAAGCCCTGGACGCAGCATTCCCTGGTAGCTTGAGAGTGTTGAGATATAAGGCAATGTGGTTGGAGGCACAAGAACAGTAAGTCTACATGTAATCACTACGTAGTATAATACAAAGATGCTTTCTATGTTCCTATATCCTATGTATGCTTCAATCTTTAAAACAAAGCAACAGATTTtcatgcgttttttttttttaatagacagagTCATCGAAGAATAtgatgatataatttattatctactagcttaccacccgcggcttcgtccgcgcagtcaaagaaaaacccgcatagttcccgttcccgtgggatttccaggataaatcctatgtcctttctcgggtatcaaaatatctctataccaaatttcatgcaaattggttcagtagttaaggcgtgattgacagacatacagacagagttactttcgcatttataatattagtatggattagacACAgagggcgaagccacgggcacAAAGCTAGTCTTAAGTATGCATTATGAATGAACTCGCAAtagttgtttttataattaaagtaattttatttaaccattaaagttttaaagtgTTTGTCATTTCATCATcaatttaattagaaaatgcatttgttaattaaattttgaatcaaGATATTGGTATTGGTTTAGTTTTAAGCACGCATTTGTTTCTAAACTAAATTAGTCattcaaaaatatgtaatttgatatttataatattttgcaacatagctataaattaaaatatctcactttattttttcgaaattacaaattttttcGTTTATTACAGATATGACAAGGCATTACAAGTCCTggatcaaataataaaaacggaTGAAACCAACGCGCCAGCGAGGAAACGTCGCGTGGCCATTATGAAAGCACAAGGCCAAATCACTGAGGCTATCAAGGAATTAGTGGACTATTTGAAGAAGTATGTTATTTTCCTAcccatatttattactagctgttccccgcggtatCACCTGCATTGCTaagctcctgttagtcttagcgtgatgatacatagccttcctcgataaatgggttatctaataccgaaagaatttttcatatcggaccagtagtttctgagattagcaggttcaaacaaacaaactctacagcttcataatattagtatagattttaatgaaacattttaaaagttgtaaaatGAAATTCCTCTagtaaagtaatttaaataccAACAGATTCATATCAGACATGGAAGCATGGCAGGAACTCAGCGAGCTCTATCTACAAATGGGCGAATACTCTCGCGCCGCGTTCTGCGTGGAGGAGCTGATCCTGCATCAGCCGCATAACCATCTGTTCCATCAGCGCCTTGCTGACATACGATACACTATGGTGAGGCCATTTTTTAAACTCTAAACAAACTTTGTGATTTAGTTAATGTAGAAAGATAGCACCTACCCGCAGTTTTAACCactgctccgctcctgttggactaagcgtgatgataaataaCCCATAgtcttcttcgataaatggactatctaacactgaaagaattttacaaatcaGAATACTGGTTTCTGAGATTAGTGTTTTCAAGCAGACAAATACGACATTTGTTCAGCTtcataatataagaatataatGAAGTATAAGTCgcgttttaatttttgaatccagtgtaagattttaattattgttatttgaaCAAAATGTGTTTCAGGGTGGTGTAGAGAATATGGAATTGGCAAAATCATACTACTGCCAAGCTGTGAAGTTGAACCCTAACAATGTTAGAGCGCTGTTAGGTTTGGTTCTGGTAAGAAACCCTGATAATAACATGATTACCTATCTAAAGTTagataaactaatattttttcataaacttaTATGTTCTGGCCCCATAATTATATATCCTTTTCAGTTCAGACACagtagaaaatctattgtgtcgtggaccgatcgggccgcttggggctcaatgggttaaaaacaataattaaaacaacaccTCTGAAAACCATTATACTCTTGAGTTTTggaaacttaaataaaatgttttacagGTAACAAATAACCTACTAGGCCACTACAAGTCGTCAGGGAGTACAAAACGCAAGGAAGTATGGAAACTTAGCCAATGGGCGCAATCCGAAGTTTCGAAGAAGCAGAAAGAGGCACAAGGCTCTAATGCCAACGCCTTAACTAACATGATGTTAGCTATTTCAATAAGCGATTAGTGAATATTATCATagacaaaagatttttaccaacaATTTTATAGCAAAATGTTGGCAACATTGTGTTATTCTCTATTTAATTTATGGcggtaatattttcaaatatggATTCATGGAATCTTTGTACATTTCCGTTTTTCAagaaaattatgcaaaaatacaaaatattttatttattattattatgaatattgtgtTCATATGGTTGAATGTGTGGTTCGTATATATTTACTGGGATttagtataatttatgttaaagGCAATGTAGGTAGCGAATTAAGGAATGTCTATGTATTTGTgttatagtaatattatcgctagcatttcctaaataaattatgttaccAAAGAActtcgttttatttaaatactgaCTTAAACCTGCGTCGTTACGTTGACGCAGCAGAATTTACGTCAAATATTTCAGTTCCTATTTGGATAGATACGTGAAGAGGTACGAAAAGTAATGGGTGATGTAAACTTTAAGCATATTTaggtgaaattttaatatctcaTACAATTTAGAAGTAGTCATTATAACTCGTGTTTTAAACACAATACACATGAGCGTGCTTCGTGTGAAAATGTGTTCGTGTAGCCtttttatactaaaaataaaatcgagGATATTTTCATCTGCttcatttgaataaaatttcacGTTTGGGGTTAAGT encodes:
- the LOC123694909 gene encoding uncharacterized protein LOC123694909; its protein translation is MDQRVQCPVCTLFLHSGMSLESHLDTHPKDQVIKALCSLSAKNVGSRTPTPSTSERSFRSRTPATDDSVRWSSSRRSAESGYWRRTPSRNKSSSSSNISRNVTPDIRIGGINFENNAVNSCGEFSECAVKSTKSAPVYTTNVEPPQADFNTQFPFYPDSQDDPEIKYSRSTDYSVVDNSNPLFPYNLPVIGPTMKMPPTMLTPHNKRANNIVKLVPKQNNMLMKNIGGLRYITPNVKPYPVMMSAAPSFMQKNVQTNMMMAGNMPVPDMLEPKAGGPMPAQFNQMSADSLSSGTTVVTQNSQIIYREMVHNMDGKPYISNMPHMLSTQENMAQSSSMYQNVMVVDQFGNASCMYNTPPPLIPKPCNPPMFGSNLAHLPNTMDKSIPNIVNDANKTLIIEVSPMLSTNEVDIPKTSADTLSSQSESNSQKAIDTDTSETKISTAGSCKGLKILSNIKVEVPVQHHKNMINTVMDLTGPGDSGYIQRPSSPEKILPDLDEKPSNISDDCTQASNSSGDNGAPHSFSVIKNVGNPQTCKEFTVKQTTVKLDIEFSDSCPVPDLICNEKPSISPCSELLDHGENSMDRCSPITKSEPSPKPENCSKNEAENDYVVPAKRKASVNIESLSPKSGSTSKQELAAKNGTPSPKPQPSPVLRTESSENNDSSTNSENKKATKTKNFPLRLNNIFVKKHKKVLKIKNLKPLQSETDPQPSSSSKAENFFGDKPQNFQNVKDIVDIPLTVGKTEINDNKKEFDADTEEQSMDIEPIAPSTISHSNNYTTTIDLVHIKEEANSSNEFTNEMDRSNRDLTPLESLRPINVITYGNMGAADFDDDSNHRELLDLETASKNKQFVNMMNDNYFGDNIYADYFTPDRVESFDVDKESNLSKGREEMYHVWGEPSQKENEFVLPNFIHESYKIAESNMDYDVGESEHIDTVNRVERDSKVDLLTESRSEEEPPLNICTDERMPPRGELSGQESNGDMESPWSGMYPEVTPAEPYDLIARESWVSDGSDIDTTEKRDNLEEDALFTKTRLHTCTQCGLKFPTLKELRSHCNASYSHGRVVTSRAIKKEEKPDEGVLEGNLLYDSKESVATTMLQAYDTLTESKPELRGLIKREKKKKRNFVCPTCKVDQGNDVDFNNHLKIHPLECQTCGKCFYRRANLALHIKTHLGIKNYKCEICQKRFITRQKLNEHRNVHTGHAPVKCTVCDDTFRRYSNMVQHRDRHHLNKKAKVRDYICQCGAVFHSRAKLHWHRETHDGRPKACAYCSDKFVHAASLTRHVRRTHNEYYLSPRLRGKVDNVTCPVCKQVYLRTNLRAHLLTHSGKRPYPCIICNKAFTTKWNLKLHRWTHTSRSAKPYKCALCKGAFVRHAEYVAHMNAHKSVRPYTCNYCGCQFIRKYNCQRHVREHETAKKYVCKVPECGKSFHRSYYLSEHMKVHSGVRPFACNICGKTSSNKSNHNKHVKIHHAREPVATEA
- the LOC123694941 gene encoding ER membrane protein complex subunit 2-like, whose amino-acid sequence is MADNYEDMSINEINDLLRKWRDNNERKSTEIMLLWEKVNAGLDSKSNEKYLIMEQLIIAALDSNYHNIALIWIEALDAAFPGSLRVLRYKAMWLEAQEQYDKALQVLDQIIKTDETNAPARKRRVAIMKAQGQITEAIKELVDYLKKFISDMEAWQELSELYLQMGEYSRAAFCVEELILHQPHNHLFHQRLADIRYTMGGVENMELAKSYYCQAVKLNPNNVRALLGLVLVTNNLLGHYKSSGSTKRKEVWKLSQWAQSEVSKKQKEAQGSNANALTNMMLAISISD